A part of Terriglobus roseus genomic DNA contains:
- the nusG gene encoding transcription termination/antitermination protein NusG, protein MAEEFAPVEETIEETPAAEVAEGTEQAEAPAQESNLKWYIIHAYSGFERKVKESLESRVHAFGLSHKIGRIEIPTEPVTEIRNNKKYTIDRVFLPGYVFVEMDLDNDLWHLVKNTPRVTGFLQTGDTPTPLSEAEVNSMLNRADVVKDKPKLKVKFEKGEQVRITEGPFANFNGAVDDVNEDKQTLKVMVSIFGRPTPTEVEFSQVEKTIE, encoded by the coding sequence ATGGCTGAAGAGTTCGCACCCGTGGAAGAGACAATCGAAGAGACCCCGGCGGCGGAAGTTGCCGAGGGCACCGAGCAGGCTGAGGCTCCCGCGCAGGAAAGCAATCTGAAGTGGTACATCATCCACGCCTACTCTGGCTTTGAACGCAAGGTCAAAGAGTCGCTGGAGAGCCGCGTGCACGCCTTCGGCCTCAGCCACAAGATCGGCCGCATCGAAATCCCGACCGAGCCGGTCACCGAGATTCGCAACAACAAGAAGTACACCATTGACCGCGTCTTCCTGCCCGGTTACGTCTTCGTCGAAATGGACCTCGACAACGACCTCTGGCACCTGGTGAAGAACACACCGCGCGTCACTGGATTCCTCCAGACCGGCGACACCCCCACCCCGCTCAGCGAAGCTGAAGTCAACAGCATGTTGAACCGTGCTGACGTGGTGAAGGACAAGCCCAAGCTGAAGGTCAAGTTCGAGAAGGGCGAGCAGGTCCGCATCACCGAAGGCCCGTTCGCAAACTTCAACGGCGCGGTGGACGACGTAAACGAAGACAAGCAGACCCTGAAGGTCATGGTCAGCATCTTCGGACGTCCTACTCCGACCGAAGTCGAGTTTTCGCAGGTGGAGAAGACCATCGAGTAG
- the gyrB gene encoding DNA topoisomerase (ATP-hydrolyzing) subunit B, with protein MATETPLIDLQQTDPTNAPEPKITSETGQPTYTSDNIRVLEGLEAVRLRPAMYIGSTSEQGLHHLVYEVVDNSVDEALAGHATKIDVIIHADNSITVIDDGRGIPVDMKDLGNGVKMPALQVVLTKLHAGGKFDANSYKVSGGLHGVGVSCVNALSEEFDVEVWRDGHTYQQDYSKGDPISEVREVGVTQRRGTKVHFLPDKSIFSVHEYNFDTLAGRLRQLAFLNKGIEINLTDERATDAKSGDFKSINFRFKGGIEEFIRHLNKGKAVLHEKPIYMEAEKGQLTMEIALQYNDAYSETVFSFANNINTVDGGTHLSGFRTSLTRTINAAGQSLGLFKDMKESLSGDDVREGLVAVVSVKLPQPQFEGQTKGKLNSDISGQVQQFVNERLGVFFEQNPQVAKRIINKAIEAARAREAARKARDLTRRKGALDGGGLPGKLADCSERQPDRCELYLVEGESAGGTAKQGRDRRFQAILPLKGKILNVEKARYDKMLGHEEIRAMITALGTGIGKDDFTLDKLRYGKLILMTDADVDGSHIRTLLLTFFFRHMTQLIQRGHVYIAQPPLYKIKKGRFEQYIKDDRDFVKVMVKRAADGMVVRYGDTAQTLEGAELTKFMGNLNEYIGFFDKADKRFRNEKVTEQVAKLFAHEGKEQAKRADFETPEKLEEMATYLESIAREFQFKAVGKPVKDEEHNTWSLQFTDAQGATRNIDFTTISAPEMRQMLGKYAQISEYLKPPFLVEYAQKAGKAAVIAEEEEAEEAAETDVNETIAAAPGTATEAKGAKRNSKVGQDPVQKDTPRDLFEYVIEQGKKEYQVQRYKGLGEMTAEQLWETTMDPERRTLLQVKLEDIAATEEIFTTLMGEDVESRRRFIEENALDVKNLDI; from the coding sequence GTGGCCACCGAGACACCCCTGATCGACCTGCAGCAAACCGACCCCACCAACGCTCCCGAGCCTAAAATCACGTCGGAGACCGGCCAGCCCACCTACACCAGTGACAACATCCGCGTGCTGGAAGGCCTTGAGGCGGTTCGTCTGCGCCCGGCCATGTATATCGGCTCTACCTCGGAGCAGGGTCTGCACCATCTCGTGTACGAAGTCGTCGATAACTCCGTCGACGAAGCCCTCGCTGGCCACGCCACCAAGATCGACGTCATCATCCACGCCGACAACTCCATCACCGTCATCGACGACGGTCGTGGCATCCCCGTCGACATGAAGGACCTCGGCAACGGCGTGAAGATGCCCGCTCTCCAGGTCGTACTCACCAAGTTGCACGCAGGCGGCAAGTTTGACGCCAACAGCTACAAAGTCTCCGGCGGTCTGCACGGCGTGGGCGTAAGCTGCGTCAACGCGCTTTCTGAAGAGTTCGACGTCGAAGTCTGGCGCGATGGCCACACCTACCAGCAGGACTATTCCAAGGGCGACCCCATCAGCGAAGTACGCGAAGTCGGCGTCACCCAGCGCCGCGGCACCAAGGTCCACTTCCTGCCGGACAAGTCCATCTTCTCCGTCCACGAGTACAACTTCGACACGCTCGCAGGACGTCTGCGCCAGCTCGCCTTCCTGAACAAGGGCATCGAGATCAATCTCACCGACGAGCGCGCTACCGACGCGAAGAGCGGCGATTTCAAGTCCATCAACTTCCGTTTCAAGGGTGGCATTGAAGAGTTCATCCGCCACCTGAACAAGGGCAAGGCAGTCTTGCATGAGAAGCCCATCTACATGGAGGCCGAAAAGGGCCAGCTCACCATGGAGATCGCGCTGCAGTACAACGACGCCTACTCCGAAACGGTCTTCAGCTTCGCCAACAACATCAACACCGTTGACGGCGGCACGCACCTCTCCGGCTTCCGCACATCGCTCACCCGCACCATCAACGCGGCAGGCCAGTCCCTCGGCCTATTCAAGGACATGAAGGAGTCGCTCTCGGGCGACGACGTCCGCGAAGGCCTCGTCGCCGTGGTCAGCGTGAAGCTGCCGCAGCCGCAGTTTGAAGGCCAGACCAAGGGCAAGCTCAACTCCGACATCAGCGGCCAGGTGCAGCAGTTCGTCAACGAGCGCCTCGGCGTCTTCTTTGAGCAGAACCCGCAGGTAGCCAAGCGCATCATCAACAAGGCCATTGAAGCCGCTCGCGCACGCGAAGCCGCCCGCAAGGCCCGCGACCTCACACGCCGTAAGGGCGCGTTGGATGGTGGCGGCCTGCCCGGTAAGCTTGCCGACTGCTCTGAGCGTCAGCCCGACCGTTGCGAACTCTACCTCGTCGAGGGTGAGTCGGCAGGCGGAACCGCCAAGCAGGGCCGTGATCGTCGCTTCCAGGCCATCCTGCCCCTCAAGGGTAAGATCCTCAACGTCGAAAAAGCCCGCTACGACAAGATGCTGGGCCACGAAGAAATCCGCGCCATGATCACCGCGCTCGGCACCGGTATCGGCAAGGACGACTTCACACTGGATAAGCTTCGCTACGGCAAGCTCATCCTCATGACCGATGCTGACGTCGACGGTTCGCACATCCGTACGTTGCTGCTGACCTTCTTCTTCCGTCACATGACGCAGCTCATCCAGCGCGGTCACGTGTACATCGCGCAGCCGCCCCTCTACAAGATCAAGAAGGGCCGCTTCGAGCAGTACATCAAGGACGACCGCGACTTCGTTAAGGTCATGGTCAAGCGTGCTGCAGACGGCATGGTTGTCCGTTACGGCGACACGGCTCAGACCCTCGAAGGCGCTGAACTCACCAAGTTCATGGGCAACCTGAACGAGTACATCGGCTTCTTCGACAAGGCAGATAAGCGTTTCCGCAACGAGAAGGTCACGGAGCAGGTCGCCAAACTCTTCGCCCACGAAGGCAAGGAACAGGCCAAGCGCGCTGACTTTGAAACGCCTGAGAAGCTGGAAGAGATGGCGACGTATCTCGAATCCATCGCCCGCGAATTCCAGTTCAAGGCCGTTGGCAAGCCCGTCAAGGACGAAGAGCACAACACCTGGTCGCTCCAGTTCACTGATGCGCAGGGCGCCACCCGCAACATCGACTTCACCACCATCTCCGCTCCAGAGATGCGCCAGATGCTCGGCAAGTACGCGCAGATCAGCGAATACCTGAAGCCGCCATTCCTCGTCGAATACGCGCAGAAGGCCGGCAAGGCCGCTGTCATTGCAGAAGAGGAAGAGGCAGAAGAAGCCGCCGAGACGGACGTGAACGAGACCATCGCTGCAGCCCCCGGCACCGCAACAGAAGCCAAGGGCGCCAAGCGCAACTCGAAGGTCGGTCAGGACCCCGTCCAGAAGGACACCCCGCGCGACCTCTTCGAGTACGTCATCGAGCAGGGCAAGAAGGAATACCAGGTGCAGCGCTACAAGGGCCTCGGCGAAATGACCGCCGAACAGCTCTGGGAGACCACCATGGACCCCGAACGTCGCACTCTCCTGCAGGTCAAGCTTGAGGACATCGCAGCCACCGAGGAAATCTTCACCACCCTCATGGGCGAAGACGTCGAAAGCCGTCGCCGCTTCATCGAGGAAAACGCCCTCGACGTTAAGAACCTCGACATCTAG
- a CDS encoding sulfatase: MQRRDFLKLSAMAAAGSHMQMQAQSQAQRPNIILFIADQRTFGLSKATGYPLDTNPTLDRLQQQGIGFERNYCTMPLCVPSRISMLTGRWGNAHRVRNNLMTSEAYFDKDIYQVAHDQGYTTALCGKNHTYLRKDHVDFWREYTHTGGPHTNNAQHAAFDQYLQDTHYNVMDKPTPFPVEAQLPYRIVSDAIEFIDNAGQQPFFVQVSVPEPHNPEQVPAPYWNMFPPESIPERCAGPDKLKDTSFRMQWEYRMQQDASPQTEPLWRRYLSNYMGMLRLIDDQIQRLLNHIDTRGLRDNTLFLFTSDHGDALMNFGLGHKGADLRETVTHTPLIFSGHGVRHSDKVQQSFTSMADIMPTLCEVMGADIPHGVQGRSLWPLLQGEPYPADEFRSIYSSVGLGGLYYTQEDNVPYNIAEDPKGAAFDELNKVTLSGNQKMVRMGDWKLVFDMMGYGQLYNLKNDPCELHNLFNQPAHAKEQASLMAELMMWVMRTEDSLPTGPQNRKYQTKWSTKHNWYAPYRKSGPPPAAYQP, encoded by the coding sequence GTGCAGCGCAGAGACTTCCTCAAACTAAGCGCAATGGCGGCAGCAGGCAGCCACATGCAGATGCAAGCGCAAAGCCAGGCACAACGCCCCAACATCATCCTCTTCATCGCTGACCAGCGCACTTTCGGCCTCAGCAAAGCCACCGGCTATCCGCTCGACACCAACCCCACACTCGATCGCCTTCAGCAACAGGGCATCGGCTTTGAACGCAACTACTGCACCATGCCGCTCTGCGTGCCCAGCCGCATCTCCATGCTTACCGGCCGATGGGGCAACGCACATCGCGTTCGCAACAACCTCATGACCTCTGAGGCCTACTTCGACAAAGACATCTATCAGGTCGCGCATGATCAGGGTTACACCACCGCACTCTGCGGCAAGAACCATACCTACCTCCGCAAAGACCACGTCGACTTCTGGCGCGAGTACACCCACACCGGCGGCCCGCACACCAACAACGCACAACACGCCGCCTTCGACCAATACCTCCAGGACACGCACTACAACGTCATGGACAAACCCACGCCGTTCCCGGTCGAAGCACAACTTCCCTACCGCATCGTCTCTGACGCAATCGAGTTCATCGACAACGCAGGCCAGCAACCATTCTTCGTGCAAGTCAGCGTCCCCGAACCGCACAACCCGGAACAAGTACCCGCGCCGTACTGGAACATGTTCCCGCCAGAGTCCATCCCCGAGCGTTGCGCAGGCCCCGACAAACTGAAAGACACCAGCTTCCGCATGCAGTGGGAGTACCGCATGCAACAGGACGCCTCCCCACAAACCGAACCGCTCTGGCGTCGCTATCTATCCAACTACATGGGCATGCTGCGCCTCATCGACGACCAGATCCAGCGCCTGCTCAACCACATCGACACACGCGGCCTTCGCGACAACACACTCTTTCTCTTCACCTCAGACCACGGCGACGCGCTCATGAACTTCGGCCTCGGTCACAAAGGCGCGGACCTGCGCGAAACAGTCACGCACACGCCACTCATCTTCAGCGGCCACGGCGTCCGCCACAGCGACAAGGTGCAGCAGTCCTTCACCTCCATGGCCGACATCATGCCCACACTCTGCGAAGTCATGGGCGCAGACATCCCGCACGGCGTGCAAGGCCGCAGCCTGTGGCCTCTGCTCCAGGGCGAGCCGTATCCCGCAGACGAATTCCGCAGCATCTACTCCAGCGTCGGCCTCGGCGGTCTGTATTACACCCAGGAAGACAACGTGCCCTACAACATCGCCGAAGACCCCAAGGGCGCAGCCTTCGACGAACTCAACAAAGTCACCCTCAGCGGCAACCAGAAGATGGTGCGTATGGGCGACTGGAAGCTCGTCTTCGACATGATGGGCTACGGCCAGCTCTACAACCTGAAAAACGACCCCTGCGAGCTGCACAACCTCTTCAACCAACCCGCTCACGCCAAAGAACAGGCCTCCCTCATGGCCGAACTCATGATGTGGGTCATGCGCACGGAAGACAGCCTTCCCACCGGCCCGCAGAACCGGAAATACCAGACAAAGTGGTCCACAAAGCACAACTGGTACGCCCCATATCGCAAATCCGGGCCACCTCCCGCCGCCTACCAGCCCTGA
- a CDS encoding TetR/AcrR family transcriptional regulator has protein sequence MLTKKTRVPAKKKATRKAAANPRKQPSQERSRETVAVILEAAARILESRGLEGYNTNAVAEKAGVSIGSLYQYFPGKDALTIALIRSFEDELLQSVKAAIAASQHDRLTQALQRIVRALYATHIHRAALNVVLEAEEQRLQQHIPENKETLTSLVTALLKRHRQHLRLPMKEAVQDTITISRAMVDAALREGLSAATAERRTVRALTAYLFWQDQPNESH, from the coding sequence ATGCTCACAAAGAAAACTCGCGTTCCGGCAAAGAAGAAAGCCACACGCAAAGCCGCTGCAAACCCGCGTAAACAGCCGTCACAAGAGCGTTCGCGTGAAACCGTCGCCGTCATACTCGAAGCGGCTGCTCGCATTCTTGAATCTCGCGGGCTTGAGGGCTACAACACCAACGCCGTCGCGGAAAAAGCTGGCGTCAGCATCGGCTCGCTCTACCAGTACTTCCCCGGTAAAGACGCGCTCACCATCGCGCTCATCCGTTCTTTCGAAGACGAGCTTCTACAAAGCGTCAAAGCCGCTATCGCCGCCTCGCAACACGACAGACTGACACAAGCGCTGCAACGCATCGTTCGCGCACTCTACGCCACACACATCCACCGCGCCGCACTCAACGTGGTCTTAGAAGCCGAAGAACAACGCCTGCAACAACACATCCCGGAAAACAAAGAGACCCTAACCTCCCTCGTCACTGCATTGCTCAAGCGGCATCGCCAACACCTACGCTTGCCCATGAAAGAAGCGGTACAAGACACCATCACCATCTCGCGAGCCATGGTTGACGCTGCACTCCGCGAGGGCCTCAGCGCCGCAACAGCAGAGCGCAGAACCGTCCGCGCACTCACCGCATACCTGTTCTGGCAGGATCAACCCAACGAATCCCACTAA
- the rpmI gene encoding 50S ribosomal protein L35, which produces MPKLKTHTGAKKRFSKTGTGKIKRGQTKKRHILTSKTTKVKRKLTAQAYVSDGDHAKVSRMIPYA; this is translated from the coding sequence ATGCCCAAGCTGAAGACCCACACAGGGGCGAAGAAGCGTTTTTCCAAGACTGGCACCGGCAAGATCAAGCGCGGCCAGACGAAGAAGCGCCACATCCTGACCTCGAAGACGACCAAGGTGAAGCGTAAGTTGACCGCTCAGGCCTATGTCTCCGACGGCGATCACGCCAAGGTCTCCCGGATGATCCCCTACGCCTGA
- the secE gene encoding preprotein translocase subunit SecE has translation MAKAAVVEENTALQKVKEPGKKLGDFLGDVRSEMRKVSTPSTAETRTTTAVVIVTVFAFAAYFWIVDFGINHSLNALITKLTQH, from the coding sequence ATGGCCAAGGCAGCAGTGGTGGAAGAGAACACAGCACTCCAGAAGGTGAAGGAACCCGGCAAGAAGCTTGGTGACTTCCTGGGCGACGTGCGCAGCGAAATGCGCAAGGTATCAACCCCGTCGACCGCGGAAACCCGCACCACGACCGCCGTCGTGATCGTCACGGTCTTCGCCTTTGCTGCATACTTCTGGATTGTCGATTTCGGCATCAACCATTCGTTGAACGCGCTGATCACGAAGCTGACGCAGCACTAA
- a CDS encoding cupin domain-containing protein, which yields MEIQRAGSKASGVGPAEYFTGAVRIDPLFQAPDPALVAGASVTFEPGARTAWHTHPLGQTLIVTAGLGWAQREGGPVEEIRPDDVVWFAPGEKHWHGATPTNGMTHIAIQERLDGKVVDWMEHVSDEQYRR from the coding sequence ATGGAGATTCAACGGGCGGGTTCGAAGGCGTCGGGTGTTGGTCCGGCGGAATACTTTACCGGAGCGGTGCGGATTGATCCGCTGTTCCAAGCGCCTGATCCTGCACTGGTTGCGGGCGCTAGCGTGACGTTTGAGCCGGGTGCGCGGACGGCCTGGCATACGCATCCGCTGGGGCAGACGCTGATTGTGACCGCGGGGCTTGGTTGGGCACAGCGTGAAGGCGGGCCGGTGGAGGAGATTCGGCCGGATGATGTGGTCTGGTTTGCGCCAGGGGAGAAGCACTGGCATGGCGCGACACCGACGAACGGGATGACTCATATTGCGATCCAAGAGCGGCTGGATGGCAAGGTGGTGGATTGGATGGAACATGTCTCGGACGAACAATACCGCCGCTGA
- a CDS encoding darcynin family protein: MTIESLALDAVLPEHEGMAGTFQIFMQVKTTRHWLDLPNHERQAFFRDVVWPILRRRPQVTYRYFECEAFSAQATDILVWETEDLNAWAWIADHLRETLFWDHYFEVVQILPAMEANYPLTMAEV; encoded by the coding sequence ATGACAATCGAATCCCTTGCACTTGATGCTGTATTGCCGGAGCACGAAGGTATGGCGGGAACGTTTCAGATCTTTATGCAGGTGAAGACCACGCGGCACTGGCTGGATCTGCCGAATCATGAACGGCAGGCATTTTTTCGTGATGTGGTGTGGCCGATTCTGCGTCGTCGTCCGCAGGTGACGTATCGCTACTTTGAATGCGAGGCGTTCAGCGCGCAGGCCACGGACATTCTGGTGTGGGAGACCGAGGACCTGAATGCGTGGGCGTGGATTGCAGACCATCTACGCGAGACGCTGTTCTGGGACCACTACTTTGAGGTGGTGCAGATTTTGCCAGCGATGGAGGCGAACTATCCGTTGACAATGGCGGAGGTGTAG